One genomic segment of SAR202 cluster bacterium includes these proteins:
- a CDS encoding M20/M25/M40 family metallo-hydrolase, translating to MSINTLFRQVDDGAHEVVELLQALVRIPSVNTGTTPTGNETPVAEYARDWLSRESITAEVIESELSRGSLVARMQGRSPDNGLLMMSHLDVVPVENENKWRFAPFSGTLHEGKVYGRGASDCKALLAAQMYAMAVLKRSHVSLTEGLVLASGADEEHGGRRGFGWLSQHCPEKIRARYAVNEGGGYPVSTPSGPAYMLNLGEKGRIQIEITIRGASAHAALPWTGDNPFFRLSEVLRRLQAYAPVLDTSSEMFGCVSLYGIDVRPTPENIDDILATLEGHDKLAAVILRAASRLTITPTMVKGGVKSNSVPDSIRLTCDVRTLPYQSAGYVRAELAGLLEGLPDIDVEMDVMGVSNASPWKSPFVDLIKRATVLATGRQDIHFIPGLCVGFSDSRFMRPLGVDTYDFEGMHPDEDALKCNVHGTDEYTSVASLLIKCKTMLALAHETLV from the coding sequence GTGTCAATCAATACTCTTTTTAGGCAGGTCGACGACGGTGCTCACGAGGTGGTCGAACTGCTTCAAGCGCTAGTTCGAATACCGTCCGTTAACACTGGAACGACACCCACAGGCAATGAGACACCCGTCGCGGAGTACGCGCGCGATTGGTTGAGTCGCGAGTCAATCACCGCGGAAGTAATTGAATCCGAACTATCGAGGGGGAGCCTGGTCGCTCGTATGCAGGGCAGATCACCTGATAATGGCCTGCTTATGATGTCTCACCTGGATGTCGTCCCCGTCGAGAACGAGAACAAGTGGCGGTTCGCACCGTTCTCGGGGACCCTGCATGAGGGCAAGGTCTACGGCAGGGGCGCTTCCGACTGCAAAGCCCTGCTTGCGGCTCAGATGTATGCCATGGCGGTCCTCAAGCGCAGTCATGTGAGCCTCACGGAAGGTCTTGTTCTCGCATCCGGCGCGGATGAGGAGCACGGAGGCAGGCGCGGCTTTGGGTGGCTATCGCAACACTGTCCCGAAAAGATACGAGCCCGGTACGCTGTGAATGAGGGCGGAGGTTATCCGGTTTCGACCCCGTCGGGGCCGGCATACATGCTCAATCTGGGGGAAAAGGGTCGAATTCAGATTGAGATTACTATCAGAGGCGCGAGCGCACACGCTGCGCTTCCCTGGACAGGCGACAATCCCTTTTTCAGGCTCTCTGAGGTTCTGAGGCGCCTGCAAGCCTACGCGCCTGTCCTAGACACATCCTCCGAGATGTTTGGCTGTGTTTCCCTTTATGGAATAGACGTCCGTCCAACCCCTGAAAACATCGACGACATTCTTGCGACTCTTGAGGGGCATGACAAGTTGGCGGCAGTTATTCTGCGCGCCGCGTCAAGATTGACGATCACACCCACGATGGTTAAAGGCGGAGTCAAGTCAAACAGTGTGCCGGATTCGATCCGCCTCACATGCGATGTTCGTACCCTTCCTTACCAGAGTGCGGGCTACGTGCGCGCGGAACTTGCCGGGCTGCTTGAAGGCCTCCCGGATATCGATGTGGAGATGGATGTCATGGGCGTTTCAAACGCTTCCCCATGGAAATCACCGTTTGTTGACCTCATCAAGAGGGCGACCGTTCTGGCAACGGGGAGGCAAGACATTCACTTCATTCCTGGGCTGTGCGTAGGTTTCTCCGATTCCAGGTTTATGCGGCCCCTTGGAGTTGACACTTACGACTTTGAAGGGATGCACCCGGACGAGGACGCTCTGAAGTGCAACGTCCACGGGACTGATGAGTACACGAGCGTCGCGTCCCTGTTGATCAAGTGCAAGACCATGCTCGCCCTGGCCCACGAAACGCTGGTCTGA